One window of the Pseudomonas knackmussii B13 genome contains the following:
- a CDS encoding YihY/virulence factor BrkB family protein has product MRFMDMRGLKLGPWKLLKLTVEGFVEDEMPTYAAALAYQGLFSLFPFLLFLIALLGFLHLPEFFDWLRGQAAYVLPAQALDQVNPVIDQLQQRQGGLLSIGIIIALWSSSAAVRSLMHALNAAYDVPETRPVWKRFPLSVFYTLGLVVMLMLVTALMILGPQVMGWIAEKVGLQDFVVLLWSLLRWPLMILLMMMAVAVIYNVAPCVKHRFRFITPGSVLAVVAWVAASLAFGFYVKHFGNYNAMYGSVGAIIVLLLYFYISAAVLLLGAELNAAIEQHLPHDPPPADNA; this is encoded by the coding sequence ATGCGATTCATGGACATGCGGGGTCTCAAGCTGGGCCCCTGGAAACTGCTGAAACTGACCGTCGAGGGGTTCGTCGAGGACGAGATGCCGACCTACGCCGCAGCCCTGGCCTATCAAGGGTTGTTCTCGCTGTTCCCCTTCCTGCTGTTCCTGATCGCGCTGCTGGGTTTCCTGCACCTGCCGGAGTTCTTCGACTGGCTGCGCGGCCAGGCCGCCTATGTGCTGCCGGCCCAGGCGCTGGATCAGGTCAATCCGGTCATCGACCAGCTGCAGCAGCGCCAGGGCGGCCTGCTGTCCATCGGTATCATCATCGCGCTCTGGTCGTCCTCGGCGGCGGTGCGCTCGCTGATGCACGCGCTCAACGCCGCCTACGACGTCCCCGAGACGCGCCCGGTGTGGAAGCGCTTCCCGCTCTCGGTGTTCTACACCCTGGGCCTGGTGGTGATGCTGATGCTGGTTACGGCGCTGATGATCCTCGGCCCGCAGGTGATGGGCTGGATCGCCGAGAAGGTCGGCCTGCAGGACTTCGTGGTGCTGCTCTGGTCGCTGCTGCGCTGGCCGCTGATGATCCTGCTGATGATGATGGCGGTGGCGGTGATCTATAACGTCGCCCCCTGCGTGAAGCATCGCTTCCGCTTCATCACCCCCGGCTCGGTGCTGGCGGTGGTGGCCTGGGTGGCGGCGTCGCTGGCGTTCGGTTTCTACGTGAAGCACTTCGGCAACTACAACGCCATGTACGGCAGTGTGGGCGCGATCATCGTGCTGTTGCTGTACTTCTACATCTCCGCCGCCGTACTGCTGCTGGGCGCCGAGCTGAACGCGGCGATCGAGCAGCACCTGCCGCACGATCCGCCGCCTGCCGACAACGCCTGA
- a CDS encoding CAP domain-containing protein yields MRVLPFVLRCLLLPLGLSAAAAHAANQQALLDAINDFRSQPQSCGGQASAPLPPLTEDPRLVQTPTAGDWQVLLKQSGYPMSSARMLGLTGPKDEQAAMTALRESFCQVILDPQFVDIGVNRNGNDWRILLARPLLKGKLGDWQAEGQQLLQLVNKARSQARQCGGQPYAAAPPLSWNAVLGSTAEAHSRDMANNNYFDHKDRAGQTPGDRAELAGYSAQQIGENIAAGQGTPQRVLDGWLASAGHCANLMNPQFREMGAAYAVDPKSDAGIYWTGMFGAQ; encoded by the coding sequence ATGCGCGTGTTGCCGTTCGTACTGCGTTGCCTGTTGTTGCCGCTGGGGCTGTCGGCCGCCGCCGCCCACGCCGCCAACCAGCAGGCCCTGCTCGATGCCATCAATGACTTCCGCAGCCAGCCGCAATCCTGCGGCGGCCAGGCCTCGGCGCCGTTGCCGCCGCTCACCGAGGACCCGCGCCTGGTGCAGACGCCCACGGCCGGTGACTGGCAGGTGTTGCTGAAGCAAAGCGGCTACCCGATGAGCAGCGCCCGCATGCTCGGGCTGACCGGGCCGAAGGACGAGCAGGCGGCGATGACCGCGCTGCGCGAGAGTTTCTGCCAGGTCATCCTCGACCCGCAGTTCGTCGACATCGGCGTGAACCGCAACGGCAACGACTGGCGCATCCTGCTGGCGCGGCCGCTGCTCAAGGGCAAGCTGGGCGACTGGCAAGCCGAGGGCCAGCAACTGCTGCAACTGGTGAACAAGGCACGCAGCCAGGCGCGCCAGTGCGGCGGCCAGCCCTACGCTGCGGCGCCGCCGCTGAGCTGGAACGCGGTGCTTGGCAGCACGGCCGAGGCGCATAGCCGCGACATGGCCAACAACAACTATTTCGACCACAAAGACCGCGCCGGCCAGACCCCGGGCGACCGCGCCGAGCTGGCCGGCTACAGCGCCCAGCAGATCGGCGAGAACATAGCCGCAGGCCAAGGCACCCCGCAGCGCGTGCTCGACGGCTGGCTGGCCAGCGCCGGCCATTGCGCCAACCTGATGAACCCCCAGTTCCGCGAGATGGGCGCGGCCTACGCGGTGGACCCGAAGAGCGACGCGGGCATCTACTGGACCGGGATGTTCGGCGCGCAGTAA
- a CDS encoding response regulator transcription factor — protein MSRKSKHTGNALPAADYSPLNIPDAVPIPYDTPASPLYGVGLAALNDGLKVFVDPYVGMRLGDRVEVYWDDSDTPFAFVDVDEANLNNVLALTLDASLFINGDFHPRYEIVRESATVAVSPSRDIRVILSLPGGPDPDPSTPHNENLAAPIVPDDIVDIQLQDMNGWHALKLLRKLSSACILIVTAETRLSEKLRAFELGADDFLEKPVQLPELLARAHALLRRPPAGNLDGSLQVGDLQLDPARFRVQRGGRRGRLPAKEFALLHLLMRDAGKVVSRRKIISALWDNGAYYDDAAVSVAICRLRSRIDAPFASKLIHTQRGIGYVLEERSAAQEQ, from the coding sequence ATGTCTCGCAAAAGCAAACACACTGGTAATGCCCTTCCGGCCGCCGATTACTCCCCGCTGAATATTCCCGATGCCGTCCCGATCCCCTACGACACGCCCGCCAGCCCGCTCTACGGGGTCGGCCTCGCCGCCCTCAACGACGGCCTGAAGGTCTTCGTCGATCCCTACGTGGGCATGCGCCTGGGGGACAGGGTCGAGGTGTACTGGGACGACAGCGACACCCCGTTCGCCTTCGTCGACGTCGATGAGGCCAACCTCAACAACGTCCTGGCCCTGACGCTGGACGCCAGCCTCTTCATCAACGGCGACTTCCACCCCCGTTACGAGATCGTCCGCGAAAGCGCCACCGTGGCGGTGAGCCCGTCGCGCGACATCCGCGTGATCCTGAGCCTGCCTGGCGGCCCCGACCCGGACCCGAGCACCCCGCACAACGAGAACCTTGCCGCGCCCATCGTGCCCGACGACATAGTGGATATCCAGTTGCAGGACATGAACGGCTGGCACGCGCTGAAACTCCTGCGAAAACTCAGCTCGGCCTGCATCCTGATCGTGACCGCCGAAACCCGCCTGAGCGAAAAGCTCCGGGCCTTCGAACTGGGCGCCGATGACTTCCTGGAAAAGCCCGTTCAACTCCCGGAACTGCTGGCGCGCGCCCATGCCCTCCTGCGCCGCCCGCCGGCTGGCAACCTGGACGGCAGCCTGCAGGTCGGCGACCTCCAGCTCGACCCCGCCCGCTTCCGTGTCCAGCGTGGCGGCCGGCGGGGGCGTTTGCCGGCCAAGGAGTTCGCCCTGTTGCACCTGCTGATGCGCGACGCCGGCAAGGTGGTTTCCCGGCGCAAGATCATCTCGGCGCTATGGGACAACGGCGCCTACTACGACGACGCCGCCGTCAGCGTCGCCATCTGCCGCCTGCGCTCGCGCATCGATGCGCCCTTTGCGAGCAAGCTCATCCATACCCAGCGCGGGATCGGCTACGTCCTGGAGGAGCGCTCCGCCGCCCAGGAGCAATGA
- a CDS encoding peptidylprolyl isomerase — MARASARHILVSSEAKCNELKAAIEGGADFAQVARDNSTCPSGRSGGDLGSFRPGQMVREFDQVVFSAPLNQVQGPVKTQFGYHLVEVTSRED, encoded by the coding sequence ATGGCCCGTGCCTCTGCCCGTCACATCCTGGTTTCCAGCGAAGCCAAGTGCAATGAACTCAAGGCTGCCATCGAAGGCGGCGCCGACTTCGCTCAAGTAGCCCGCGACAACTCCACCTGCCCGTCCGGCCGCAGCGGCGGCGACCTCGGTTCCTTCCGCCCGGGCCAGATGGTCCGCGAGTTCGACCAGGTCGTGTTCAGCGCGCCGCTGAACCAGGTCCAGGGTCCGGTTAAGACCCAGTTCGGCTATCACCTGGTCGAAGTCACCAGCCGCGAAGACTGA
- a CDS encoding DUF4405 domain-containing protein — MPNAAVTNAIHRYATPLTTGLFAVSTVSGIALFFHWAPGAFHGMHEWLSIALLLPFALHVWKNWSGLVGYLRRKTLLLPLLASAGGGRLFVLPAGGAGGRGGNPAFAAIQVLSQARLVEVAPLYHMTTDELLGKLRARGLEVNDASQTLAEVAATGSQQPAQLISELGRDGRH, encoded by the coding sequence ATGCCCAACGCTGCCGTCACCAACGCCATCCACCGCTATGCCACGCCGCTGACCACCGGGCTTTTCGCCGTTTCCACCGTTTCCGGCATCGCGCTGTTCTTCCACTGGGCGCCCGGCGCCTTCCACGGCATGCATGAGTGGCTGAGCATAGCCCTGCTATTGCCGTTCGCCCTGCATGTCTGGAAGAACTGGAGCGGCCTGGTCGGCTACCTGCGGCGCAAGACGCTGCTCCTGCCGCTGTTGGCATCGGCAGGGGGCGGCCGACTCTTCGTGCTGCCGGCCGGCGGTGCGGGCGGACGTGGCGGCAACCCCGCCTTCGCCGCCATCCAGGTGCTGTCCCAGGCGCGCCTGGTGGAAGTCGCACCGCTCTACCACATGACCACCGATGAACTGCTCGGCAAGCTGCGCGCACGCGGCCTGGAAGTGAACGACGCCAGCCAGACCCTGGCCGAAGTGGCGGCAACCGGCTCGCAGCAGCCGGCACAGCTGATCTCCGAACTGGGTCGCGACGGCCGCCACTGA
- a CDS encoding response regulator transcription factor, translating to MLSPDLHRSLSTQGFDVFAEAFAEDFETRIQSHAPSVLLLGREAGHLPSVLRRLGRRWPALLLSADSSPGSVLKAMRAGAAGYLLQASLEQELVLALNSVVEGYRYISPRVCEPLLEIAVGGREDMQEVLTRRQGEVLRLLAQGNCVKEIAYRLGLSIKTVNAHKLRLKERLGINDLAGLVFYALRQGLIDPPGVKAQAFVPPPAPPMSASMQYAQ from the coding sequence ATGCTGTCCCCTGACCTCCACCGGAGTCTTTCCACCCAGGGTTTCGACGTATTCGCCGAGGCTTTCGCCGAGGATTTCGAAACACGCATCCAGAGCCATGCCCCCTCCGTGTTGTTGCTCGGCCGTGAGGCCGGTCATCTGCCGTCGGTGTTGCGCCGCCTTGGCCGCCGTTGGCCGGCTCTGCTGCTGTCTGCCGACAGTTCGCCTGGCTCGGTGCTCAAGGCCATGCGCGCCGGCGCGGCCGGTTACCTGCTGCAGGCATCGCTCGAGCAGGAGCTGGTGCTGGCGCTGAATTCGGTGGTCGAGGGCTATCGCTACATCAGCCCGCGCGTCTGCGAGCCGCTGCTCGAAATTGCCGTCGGTGGGCGGGAGGACATGCAAGAGGTGCTGACGCGCCGCCAGGGCGAGGTGTTGCGCCTGCTGGCGCAAGGCAATTGCGTGAAGGAAATCGCCTATCGCCTGGGGCTGAGCATCAAGACGGTGAACGCGCACAAGCTGCGCCTGAAGGAGCGCCTGGGCATCAACGACCTGGCCGGGCTGGTGTTCTATGCCTTGCGCCAGGGGCTGATCGATCCGCCCGGAGTGAAGGCGCAGGCGTTCGTCCCGCCTCCGGCTCCGCCGATGTCGGCCTCAATGCAGTATGCCCAGTGA
- a CDS encoding NAD(P)H-dependent oxidoreductase has translation MKKILLLNGGKQFAHSNGQYNATLHEAAIAHLDRLGHDVRETFIDGGYDIEEEVQKILWADVVIYQMPGWWMGAPWTVKQYLDDVFTAGHGSLYANDGRTRSDASQKYGSGGLLQGKQYMISATWNAPQQAFDDPTDFFEGKGVDAVYFPFHKANQFLGMSPLPTFLCVDVMKRPDIENDVQRYLRHLDEVFGQR, from the coding sequence ATGAAAAAGATCCTCCTGCTCAACGGCGGCAAGCAGTTCGCCCATTCCAACGGCCAGTACAACGCCACCCTGCACGAAGCCGCCATTGCCCACCTTGACCGGCTCGGCCATGACGTGCGCGAAACTTTCATCGATGGCGGCTACGACATCGAGGAAGAAGTGCAGAAGATCCTCTGGGCCGACGTGGTGATCTACCAGATGCCCGGCTGGTGGATGGGCGCGCCCTGGACCGTGAAGCAGTACCTCGACGACGTCTTCACCGCCGGCCACGGCAGCCTCTATGCCAACGACGGCCGCACCCGCTCGGATGCCTCGCAGAAGTACGGCAGCGGCGGCCTGCTGCAGGGCAAGCAGTACATGATCTCCGCCACCTGGAACGCGCCGCAGCAGGCCTTCGACGACCCGACCGATTTCTTCGAAGGCAAGGGCGTGGACGCCGTCTACTTCCCCTTCCACAAGGCCAATCAGTTCCTCGGCATGAGCCCGCTGCCGACCTTCCTCTGCGTCGATGTGATGAAGCGCCCAGACATCGAGAACGACGTACAGCGTTACCTGCGTCACCTCGACGAAGTGTTCGGCCAACGCTGA
- a CDS encoding glycoside hydrolase family 19 protein: protein MLIDESRLSRIAPQANERARTFVPALNEAMARHGIDRPLRVAAFLAQVLHESVYLRRTVESLDYSAAGLARVWPKRYRAADGLPNLLAIELAGQPESIANHTYAKRNGNGPVESGDGWRYRGRGLLQVTGRANYQAVAAGLDLPLLECPELLAEPPAACLSATWWWRTHKLNALADAEAIDEIGSLINTGRKGRVPIGAQERRQLWLRARAVLLEG from the coding sequence ATGCTGATCGACGAATCCCGCCTGTCGCGGATCGCGCCGCAGGCGAACGAGCGTGCGCGGACCTTCGTACCGGCGCTGAACGAAGCCATGGCGCGCCATGGGATCGACCGGCCGTTGCGGGTGGCCGCTTTCCTCGCCCAGGTGCTGCACGAAAGCGTCTACCTGCGGCGCACGGTGGAGTCGCTGGACTACAGCGCGGCCGGCCTCGCGCGGGTCTGGCCCAAGCGCTACCGCGCCGCCGATGGCCTGCCCAACCTGCTGGCCATTGAGCTGGCCGGGCAACCCGAATCCATCGCCAATCACACCTACGCCAAGCGCAATGGCAACGGGCCGGTGGAGTCGGGCGATGGCTGGCGCTATCGAGGTCGCGGCTTGCTGCAGGTGACCGGCCGCGCCAACTACCAGGCGGTGGCGGCGGGGCTCGACCTGCCCTTGCTGGAGTGCCCCGAACTGCTGGCCGAACCGCCGGCGGCCTGCCTGTCGGCGACCTGGTGGTGGCGCACGCACAAGCTCAATGCCCTGGCCGATGCCGAGGCCATCGACGAGATCGGCAGCCTCATCAACACCGGTCGCAAGGGGCGCGTGCCGATTGGTGCGCAGGAGCGCCGGCAGCTGTGGCTGCGGGCCAGGGCTGTGCTGCTCGAGGGGTGA
- a CDS encoding methyl-accepting chemotaxis protein has translation MVKFATVITDQVNREAAVAEAASLAFETSKGTDDSAQKGASVVQQTVEVMRELANRMQEAVNGIEALDKQSQIIGTIVKSISSIADQTNLLALNAAIEAARAGDQGRGFAVVADEVRQLASRTSEATVEISKVVEQNQQLAEQAVAMIDRGREQAELGLELSGQAGNVIVEIKDSAQRVVNAVGQFSNQLSG, from the coding sequence GTGGTGAAGTTCGCCACCGTGATCACCGACCAGGTGAACCGCGAAGCGGCAGTGGCCGAAGCTGCCAGCCTGGCCTTCGAGACCTCGAAGGGCACCGACGACAGCGCGCAGAAAGGTGCATCGGTCGTGCAGCAGACCGTCGAAGTGATGCGCGAGCTGGCCAACCGCATGCAGGAAGCGGTGAACGGCATCGAGGCGCTGGACAAGCAGTCGCAGATCATCGGCACCATCGTCAAAAGCATCAGCAGCATCGCCGACCAGACCAACCTCCTGGCCCTCAACGCCGCCATCGAAGCCGCCCGCGCCGGCGACCAGGGCCGCGGCTTCGCGGTGGTCGCCGATGAGGTCCGACAGCTCGCCTCGCGCACCAGTGAAGCGACAGTGGAAATCAGCAAGGTGGTGGAGCAGAACCAGCAGCTCGCCGAGCAGGCCGTGGCCATGATCGACCGCGGCCGCGAACAGGCCGAGCTCGGCCTGGAGCTGTCCGGCCAGGCCGGCAACGTGATCGTCGAGATCAAGGACAGCGCCCAGCGCGTGGTCAATGCGGTGGGGCAGTTCAGTAACCAGCTGTCGGGCTGA
- a CDS encoding cupin domain-containing protein, which produces MSDFITVLRETCPVPVVDATKWKRIGGDPHTVNLNAYLSKDGSKIMGTWICTPGKFEVNYEKWEFCHFLDGYCIITPEGEQPIHLKAGDVFVIEPGMKGTWEVVETVRKYFVFA; this is translated from the coding sequence ATGTCCGACTTCATCACCGTCCTGCGTGAAACCTGCCCCGTCCCGGTCGTGGACGCCACCAAGTGGAAGCGCATCGGCGGCGACCCGCACACCGTCAACCTGAATGCTTACCTGTCGAAAGACGGCAGCAAGATCATGGGCACCTGGATCTGCACCCCCGGCAAGTTCGAGGTGAACTACGAGAAGTGGGAGTTCTGCCACTTCCTTGACGGCTACTGCATCATCACCCCCGAAGGCGAGCAGCCGATCCACCTGAAGGCCGGCGACGTGTTCGTCATCGAGCCCGGCATGAAGGGCACCTGGGAAGTGGTGGAGACGGTGCGCAAGTACTTCGTCTTCGCCTGA
- a CDS encoding PilT/PilU family type 4a pilus ATPase: MSDAADNALPDVYTYLNLLPQHAGSDMFFSVGAPPHIKIEGLSRPVGERALREGEVRLLAYQMLTPKQVEEFERDLELNMALNVPGSGRFRINLYFQRGEVAMVARLIKHVIPDTASLGLPPIVEKLALQDRGLILVVGAAGSGKSTTLACLLDFRNRQRSGHIVCIEDPIEFIHSHQRSIIDQREVGLDTHSFEDALRNVLREAPDVIMLGEIRDAATMQHALHYAETGHLCVATLHGTSARHAIERIVRFFPDEARHQVLADLSQNLLAVIGQRLVPGTTQRRVAAIELVLGTPHIRGLIERDELTELRGAIERALEHGMQSFDQALYRLLEEGRISVAEALKFADSRTDLSLKIKLERGLDDADNNLLFGA; the protein is encoded by the coding sequence ATGAGCGACGCCGCCGACAACGCCCTGCCCGACGTCTACACCTATCTCAACCTGCTCCCGCAGCATGCCGGCTCGGATATGTTCTTCAGCGTCGGCGCGCCGCCGCATATCAAGATCGAGGGGCTCAGCCGGCCGGTGGGCGAGCGCGCCTTGCGGGAGGGCGAGGTGCGGCTGCTGGCCTACCAGATGCTCACGCCGAAGCAGGTCGAGGAGTTCGAGCGCGACCTGGAGCTGAACATGGCGTTGAACGTGCCGGGCAGCGGGCGCTTCCGCATCAACCTTTACTTCCAGCGCGGCGAAGTGGCGATGGTCGCCCGCTTGATCAAGCACGTGATCCCGGACACCGCCAGCCTCGGGCTGCCGCCAATCGTGGAGAAGCTCGCGCTGCAGGATCGCGGGCTGATCCTGGTGGTGGGAGCCGCGGGCTCGGGCAAGTCGACCACCCTCGCCTGCCTGCTCGATTTCCGTAATCGCCAGCGCAGCGGACACATCGTCTGCATCGAGGACCCGATCGAGTTCATCCACAGCCACCAGCGCTCGATCATCGATCAGCGCGAGGTCGGCCTCGATACCCACAGCTTCGAGGATGCCCTGCGCAACGTGCTGCGCGAGGCGCCGGACGTGATCATGCTCGGCGAGATCCGCGACGCCGCGACCATGCAGCACGCCCTGCACTATGCCGAGACGGGGCACCTGTGCGTCGCCACCCTGCACGGCACCAGCGCTCGCCACGCGATCGAGCGGATCGTCCGCTTCTTCCCCGATGAGGCGCGCCACCAGGTGCTGGCGGACCTCTCGCAGAACCTCCTCGCCGTGATCGGCCAGCGCCTGGTCCCGGGGACGACCCAGCGACGGGTGGCAGCAATCGAGCTGGTGCTGGGTACGCCGCATATCCGCGGGCTGATCGAACGCGACGAATTGACGGAGCTGCGCGGGGCCATCGAGCGCGCCCTGGAGCACGGCATGCAGAGCTTCGACCAGGCGCTTTATCGGCTACTCGAGGAAGGCCGTATCAGCGTGGCCGAAGCGCTCAAGTTCGCCGATTCGCGCACCGACCTGAGCCTCAAGATCAAGCTCGAGCGCGGCCTGGACGACGCGGACAACAACCTGCTTTTCGGCGCCTGA
- a CDS encoding LuxR C-terminal-related transcriptional regulator gives MQRERLLAPLLLSDCRLSLLYGPAGSGKTTLMADCAREADPNIEVIWLDLHDRLLDRQAFFTLLHHALHATEPYQGEERVLETLRHRERPLWLMLDDFPRAPDSPLDAVLNQLLGIQNSALRWWLAARRRPQCGLPRLLLEDQLLILGPDALFFSEEEVAAYLAGQDHLEEGLAHQLFEQTRGWCAAVAMHTLAEERGTSSGQTLAAARDDVLSEYLHQEVLDELPAAQANTLRALSLLQRFNRDMCAFALAKAQTLEHFDALWERDLLVRLEPRESGWYCVHPVLASLLPSQVESRLASEIHHKACSWLEAAGELRQAIDHALAAGHPERAVRLLERLGSSQILDFNQAFKILEWSRTLPVEILYSSADLVLMNALVLAMSMQTEKGHRCLELLGNFLPAPSAQKQNKLLILAQVVRAFLALADGEAAEARHHARQAIAALGDGDWVLKRVCWAILIRQHLFFGELAEAENIVRTELGHARAQDAPTVEALNELYESELAEIRGELLGACQLSEHSWRRIDVHPYNQTGIAGRVQVRLGQLMLARGLLTFAEAHFQQGYQIAHAFYDPVAFVGLVGRAQIALVNDELTKAEHWLDQAEQLAQRRNIAEGIYRNIIGIQRARLYLQREDLQRAEQLLQDILRAYPTTQTRSQAFCNLGLLLECERMLAAIESERGEHAAAQARLQRVLDRARALGFRGEACEALLALATAAHQAGAAADAQAWLEQGLGEAEAMQLRLPLERLQRTRPELFERVAAPKVQSTLLSEREVEVLQLVAEGHSNQEIAERLFISVFTVKSHVQRLSMKLEVKRRTQAIAKAKSLGILH, from the coding sequence TTGCAGCGCGAACGTCTGCTGGCCCCCCTGCTGCTCAGCGACTGCCGGCTGAGCCTGCTCTACGGTCCGGCGGGCAGCGGCAAGACCACGCTGATGGCCGATTGCGCCCGCGAGGCCGACCCGAACATCGAGGTGATCTGGCTCGACCTGCACGACCGCTTGCTCGACCGGCAGGCGTTCTTCACCCTGCTCCACCATGCCTTGCACGCAACCGAACCCTACCAGGGCGAGGAGCGGGTGCTGGAAACCCTGCGCCATCGCGAACGCCCGTTGTGGCTGATGCTCGATGATTTCCCCCGGGCCCCCGATAGCCCGCTGGATGCCGTGCTCAACCAGTTGCTGGGCATCCAGAACAGCGCCCTGCGCTGGTGGCTGGCGGCGCGCCGAAGGCCGCAATGCGGCCTGCCGCGCCTGTTGCTGGAAGACCAGCTGCTGATTCTCGGCCCCGATGCCCTGTTCTTCAGCGAGGAAGAAGTCGCTGCGTACCTCGCCGGGCAGGATCACCTCGAGGAGGGCCTGGCCCACCAGCTGTTCGAGCAGACCCGGGGCTGGTGCGCCGCCGTCGCCATGCACACGCTGGCCGAGGAACGCGGCACCAGCAGCGGCCAGACGCTGGCCGCCGCGCGCGACGACGTGCTGAGCGAATACCTGCACCAGGAAGTGCTGGACGAACTGCCGGCCGCCCAGGCCAACACGCTGCGCGCACTGTCGCTGCTGCAGCGCTTCAACCGCGACATGTGCGCGTTCGCCCTGGCCAAGGCGCAAACCCTGGAGCACTTCGACGCGCTCTGGGAGCGCGACCTGCTCGTGCGCCTGGAACCGCGCGAGTCCGGTTGGTACTGCGTGCATCCGGTGCTCGCCAGCCTGCTGCCTAGCCAGGTCGAGAGCCGGCTGGCCAGCGAGATCCACCACAAGGCATGCAGCTGGCTCGAGGCCGCCGGCGAGCTGCGCCAGGCCATCGACCACGCCCTCGCCGCCGGGCATCCCGAGCGGGCCGTGCGCCTGCTGGAGCGTCTGGGCAGCAGCCAGATTCTCGACTTCAACCAGGCCTTCAAGATCCTCGAATGGTCGCGCACCCTCCCCGTAGAGATTCTCTACAGCAGTGCCGACCTGGTGCTGATGAATGCGTTGGTGCTGGCCATGTCGATGCAGACGGAAAAAGGCCACCGCTGCCTGGAACTGCTGGGCAACTTCCTGCCCGCGCCCAGCGCGCAAAAGCAGAACAAGCTGCTCATCCTGGCCCAGGTGGTGCGTGCCTTCCTGGCGCTGGCCGACGGCGAAGCCGCCGAAGCCAGGCACCATGCCAGGCAGGCCATCGCCGCGCTGGGCGACGGCGACTGGGTACTCAAGCGCGTCTGCTGGGCCATCCTCATCCGCCAGCACCTGTTCTTCGGCGAACTCGCCGAGGCGGAAAACATCGTGCGTACCGAGCTTGGCCATGCCCGCGCCCAGGACGCCCCGACCGTCGAAGCGCTGAACGAACTGTACGAGTCGGAGCTGGCGGAAATCCGCGGCGAACTGCTGGGCGCCTGCCAACTGAGCGAGCACAGCTGGCGGCGCATCGACGTGCATCCCTACAACCAGACCGGTATCGCCGGGCGCGTGCAGGTGCGCCTGGGTCAGTTGATGCTCGCCCGTGGCCTGCTGACCTTCGCCGAAGCGCACTTCCAGCAGGGCTATCAGATCGCCCACGCCTTCTACGACCCGGTCGCCTTCGTCGGCCTGGTGGGGCGCGCGCAGATCGCCCTGGTCAATGATGAGCTGACCAAGGCCGAACACTGGCTGGACCAGGCCGAGCAGCTGGCTCAGCGGCGCAACATCGCCGAGGGCATCTACCGCAACATCATCGGCATCCAGCGCGCGCGGTTGTATCTCCAGCGCGAGGACCTGCAACGGGCCGAGCAACTGCTACAGGACATCCTGCGCGCCTATCCGACGACGCAGACCCGCAGCCAGGCGTTCTGCAACCTGGGCCTGCTGCTGGAATGCGAACGCATGCTGGCCGCCATCGAATCCGAGCGCGGCGAACACGCGGCGGCCCAGGCCCGCCTGCAGCGGGTGCTGGACCGTGCCCGGGCGCTGGGTTTTCGCGGCGAAGCCTGCGAGGCCCTGCTGGCGCTGGCCACCGCCGCCCATCAGGCCGGCGCCGCGGCAGACGCCCAGGCCTGGCTGGAACAGGGCCTGGGCGAGGCGGAAGCCATGCAGCTGCGCCTGCCGCTGGAGCGCCTGCAACGCACCCGCCCGGAGCTCTTCGAGCGCGTCGCCGCGCCGAAGGTGCAAAGCACCCTGCTCTCCGAGCGCGAGGTCGAGGTGCTGCAACTGGTCGCCGAGGGCCATTCCAACCAGGAAATCGCCGAGCGCCTGTTCATTTCGGTATTCACCGTGAAGAGCCACGTCCAGCGCCTGTCCATGAAGCTGGAGGTCAAGCGCCGGACCCAGGCCATCGCCAAGGCGAAGTCACTGGGCATACTGCATTGA